In the genome of Triticum urartu cultivar G1812 chromosome 5, Tu2.1, whole genome shotgun sequence, one region contains:
- the LOC125506061 gene encoding protein PELPK1-like yields MASNASMLAMIMACALLLTGSTCDAARNLADTTPAAAAPAASAVPGLPAMPTLPADTLTLMPPMPSVTLPTVPQVTLPPMPAIVVPKAVLPPMPKVTLPTVTMAPMPAIVVPKVTLPPLPFVPNVNVPMPFAAPPPSA; encoded by the coding sequence ATGGCTTCCAATGCGAGCATGTTGGCCATGATCATGGCGTGCGCGCTCCTTCTCACCGGCAGCACGTGCGACGCTGCTCGCAACCTGGCCGACACGACCCCGGCGGCTGCCGCTCCGGCTGCTAGTGCCGTCCCTGGACTGCCGGCCATGCCGACCTTGCCCGCGGACACGCTCACCCTGATGCCACCCATGCCGTCGGTCACCCTCCCCACCGTGCCGCAGGTGACCCTGCCGCCCATGCCGGCCATCGTCGTGCCCAAGGCGGTGCTACCACCGATGCCCAAGGTCACCCTCCCCACAGTGACGATGGCGCCGATGCCCGCGATTGTCGTGCCCAAGGTGACGCTGCCGCCCTTGCCATTCGTCCCGAATGTGAACGTGCCTATGCCGTTTGCGGCGCCACCCCCGTCGGCGTAG